The following DNA comes from Phytohabitans rumicis.
CAGCAGCGACGAGACGGCGAGCAGCGCCACGTACCCGATCGGGTTCAGCAGCCCGGCGGTGGCCAGGATCGCGACCAGGCCCAGCGCGACCGCCCGCAGCGCGGCGTCCACCGCGACCAACTGCGCGCCCCGGAACCGGCGCACGAACCGGGCGAGCAGGGCCGCGCCCACCGGGGCCGGCAGCGCGTACGCCGCCACCGCCAGCCCGGTCCAGACACCGGCCTGGCCGGGCGGCGCGATCTGCACCGCCAGCCAGGCCACGGCCACCATGCTCATCCCGTCGCCGAGGGCGGAGACCAGCATGGCGGGCAGGACGCGGCGCAGCACCGGCTGCCGCATCACTCTGCCGACCGAGGCGATCCAGGACCGGGTGCCGGTTCGTACGTCGTTCATGCGGTCGAGCCTGCCCGGGGGCGACCGGGCGGGCATCCGTGCCGGCCACGGAAAACCACGTCAGTGTGGCAGGAGCACACCCGGGTTGAGCAGGCCCGCCGGGTCCAGGGCGGCCTTGATCCGGCGCATGGCCGCGATCTCCTCCGGGGTACGCGACAGCGCCAGCCACGGCGCCTTGGCCCGGCCCACGCCGTGCTCCGAGCTGATGCTGCCCCGGTGCGCGGCGACGAGGCGCAGTACGGCGTCGGTGACCTCCTCGGCGCGCTCCCCCGCGTCCAGCACGTTGACGTGCAGGTTGCCCTCGTTGAGGTGCCCGAAGAGGATCGCGCGGGCGGCGGGCGCGACCGCCGTCACCGCGCCGGGCAGCTCGGCGACCAGCGTGGACAGCTCACCGAGGGGTACGCACACGTCCAGCTTGGTCGGCACGCCGGCGGCGCTGATCGCCTCGGTGTGCGCCTCCCGGTACGACCACAGCCGGTCCAGCCCGGCGCGGTCCGAGGCCACCGTGGCGTCCTCGACCGCGTCGCAGGTCGACAGCAACTCCAGCACGTCGTCGGTCGGGTCGGTGCGCCCCGCGCACTCCAGCACCACGTACGCCCCGGCGGGCTCGGTGAACGGCGCGGGCAGCTTCGCGTAGGACCGGACGAGGTCGAGCCCGTCCGGGTAGAAGATCTCCGCCGCGGACAGCGCCGCCAGCCGCGCGCGGGCCGCCGCGAGCAGGTCCAACGCCGCGTCCGTGCCGGCCACCGCGACCAGGGCCACCACCCGCGCCGGCAGCAGGGGTACGAGCTTGAGCCGCGCCCGGGTCAAGATGGCGAGCGTCCCCTCGCTGCCGGCGAGCAGCTGGTTCAGGTCGTATCCGGTGTTGTCCTTGGCCAGTCCGGTCAGCCGGGTCAGCACGGTGCCGTCGGGCAGCACCGCCTCCAGCCCGGCGACCTGCGCGCGCATGCTGCCGTGGCGCAGCACCCGGATGCCGCCCGCGTTGGTGGCGATCATCCCGCCGACCGTGGCGGCCGAGCGGGCGGCCAGGTCGACGCCGAAGTCCAGCCCGGCGGCTCGGGCGTGCGCCTGAAGTTTCTCCAGGGTCACTCCGGCCTCGACGGTCACCTGGGCCTCGACGGGGTCGACCGGTTCGATCCGGCCCAGTCGGGTGAGGCTGAGCAGCACCTCGCCGCCGGCCGGTACGCCGGCGCCGACCAGGCCGGTGTTGCCGCCCTGGACGACGATCGGGGCCCCCGCGGCCGCGCACGCGCGCACCACCGCGGACACCTCCGCGGTGCTGCCCGGCCGTACGACGCAGCGCGCGCTGCCGGTGAAGCGGCGGGTCCAGTCGGTCTCGTACGGCGCCCGCAGGTCACCGTCGACGAGCACGTGCGACGGGCCGACGATCCCCCGCAGTTCGTCTTCCAAATCGCTCACGACAGGACCCGCAGCCGGATGGTCTGCTCCATCGCGCGCAACCGGGTGAGCACGTCCTCGGAGTAGTCCACGCCGACGTCGGTCAGCAGGTAGCCGTACTCGCCGCGGGTGGCCAGCAGCTGCCCTT
Coding sequences within:
- a CDS encoding FAD-binding oxidoreductase yields the protein MSDLEDELRGIVGPSHVLVDGDLRAPYETDWTRRFTGSARCVVRPGSTAEVSAVVRACAAAGAPIVVQGGNTGLVGAGVPAGGEVLLSLTRLGRIEPVDPVEAQVTVEAGVTLEKLQAHARAAGLDFGVDLAARSAATVGGMIATNAGGIRVLRHGSMRAQVAGLEAVLPDGTVLTRLTGLAKDNTGYDLNQLLAGSEGTLAILTRARLKLVPLLPARVVALVAVAGTDAALDLLAAARARLAALSAAEIFYPDGLDLVRSYAKLPAPFTEPAGAYVVLECAGRTDPTDDVLELLSTCDAVEDATVASDRAGLDRLWSYREAHTEAISAAGVPTKLDVCVPLGELSTLVAELPGAVTAVAPAARAILFGHLNEGNLHVNVLDAGERAEEVTDAVLRLVAAHRGSISSEHGVGRAKAPWLALSRTPEEIAAMRRIKAALDPAGLLNPGVLLPH